The Alligator mississippiensis isolate rAllMis1 chromosome 11, rAllMis1, whole genome shotgun sequence genomic interval tcgactccagGATGAACTTGAGCCGTCAGTGCGACAAAGTGagaagtaaagctaaccgcactctgtcatgcattagcaggtgcatccgAAACGGGTatagggaagtgatacttcccctctatgtggcattggtaagggcgcagctggagaactgcgtccagttttgggcaccgcacttcaagagggacgtggataaccttgagagggtccagaggagggccactcatatggttagaggcctgcaggcaaggtcctatgaagagagattgagggactTGTATGTCTTCAGGCTCCGCTGAgaggtggctgtctacaaatttatCACGGGGTGAGGTGGGCAACAGGGAATAGGAGGTAGCCTGTtgaccagggtgccccttgggatAACGAGAAACAAGGACCACAAAccgacagagcagatttagattagacatcaggaggaacttctttatggtaagggtaagaagccctcccacctgcctctcaGGGCTTACACAGCCCGGGGGCAATCCTCTCCCACGACGTGGCCCCCACGCTGCCTGAGCACAGGATCTGGAGGCCCAGGGATGATGTGGGACTGACACAGGGGACAGCTGCTTGGTTCAGGGCACTGGCACCCTGAGGGGTGGGCATCAGGGGTCATCCTgacctgcctggaggcagaaggtCCTGATCAgcacctagtttcatagtttcatagttggtcgggtcggaagggacctgagcagatcatcaagtctgaccccctgctgtgggcaggaaagactgctgggtcattatctagcctccttttgaagacccccagggtaggagcgagcaccacttcccctggaagttggttccagatcccagctgccctgactgtgaagtggcATCTCCTGAtgcctagtctgaatctaccctccatcagcttgtggccgttattccttgttactcccggtattGCTCGGGTGAACAGGGACTCACCCAGtgccttctggtcccccttggcaagtttgtagatggtcaccagatcccctctcagccttctcttgtggaggctgaacaggttcagatcctgtagccttccctcatagggcctgcctagTTCCCATCCCGCTCTGATCCCAGGCTCACAAACAAAGAGTACAAAAAGCACCATACCGTTCCCCGTGTCCTCGCTGATTTTGACAGAGCCGAGCCTTTGTTTGAGTGCTCGCCTCCATGACGGGCAGGGGTTCAGTCTCGCACCCCACTTCAGCCCGGCAGAGGGGCCCAGTCTGGGTGCTGGCGTGTTCatgcccagggccctctgcctgggtgctggcttctgcagtgaggggcaggTTGGTCTGGGTCCCCTTGACCTCATGGGACCCTGCCTCCATTTCCTGGCGGGGGCTAATGCAACTGGTTGAACAAAAAGTAGCTGGTCAGAAATGGGTCCTGGACTGAATCCATCCCCACCAGCACCGGAGAAGGAAGGACTCCCCTACCTGCAAACAGCACCACTTGCAACACCCCATAAcctggcccagagcccaccaACTACCCAGGAAAGCCCCACAcctcaccctgccctccctgtcccccacttaccccctccagggtggccagcactcctccgccatcccctccatatccatgggagtctggtgcaaatgaaaaaggaaaatgccAGTGAAGAGAAGATCCAGGCTGCACACAAGCCCTCACTGCACACACAAGCCCTCCACGCACGCAGCCAGGGCAACCCCCCGTCCCCTCCACTGcggggctggcacagcaggggccagccttgccctgtgcacacacgGGCACacgcacactccccctcccctggggcaggggcatgcagaaggaCTCACCTCCGTGGGGCTGTTGTGCTGttcgcagccctgctccctctgcgccttgagggccagcaccaggaagaggttctggctcctcagcgcctccacttgggcctgcacgagaatccccccagcccgtcagagcctgcccatgcctgtgcccagcGTATCGGGCCCCGCACCCACCAGCGTTACCTCCCTGCGCACCCAtcaggtccctcctctccccgcacGCCATGTGTCgggactctgctcccagcttcagcagcctctgggatgtcccccagcctggccaagcttggcctcagcctcttccctcccctgccccacagccctgaggacccctgccccatgcaaactCACCCGGAGCCGTTCCTCCCTTTGCCGTGCGCTGTGGAGACAAAAAACCATTTCTGGGCTCAGAGAGATGGATGGTGCCGTCCcagaaaacaccccttccccaggcagaaacacgcacagaaggtgggatgggccctgggcttgtggcccgagccctgtgccgcacaacgggaacagccagctccctccccagccccacacctaccaggacagcacagtttccatgtcctgctccgcctgtgccagccgggcccgaagcgcctccagctccagctgcagcaaacgagACGGTGCGGGTTAGAGAGACGTCACGCCACGGCCTGTCTGTCTGCACACGTAGCCACCTCTTgcccccatctgtccctctgccCACACGTTCGCccgccaacccccagccctgcccgagcCTTGTCCCTCTGGcccacccctccatgcagccatgcccagcccactcggtctccctcacagcccccagcccgccTGGGTCCCGCTCACCTGCTGACGGCGCTGCCTGCCACGGGGTTTCTCCgcctggggaaggaaagagctgctggggCGATGGACTCCCCTGGGCAGCgagttccccatctccccagggtgcagggatggcagcccccagagccctggggccaggcagggctcacAGGCCTGGGTCCCGGGGGTGCCAGGGGTTGGCTGTTACCACCCATCTCAGGtgagcccccacctcccactcaggGTCCCAGGTGCCCTCCGACACTGgtttgggaaggactgtccctgggATCGGGGGATGAGCCCACGACCCCCTCCCTTATTCTTCCAGGGCCCGTGGAGTCGGCAGAGAGCGAGACTCTCCCCTGGGGTCTTGTGtgcagcatgggggtgggaggggcatggggcccCTGCTGACAGATCCCAGACTACCAgatcagccccctcccagccctggtcaGGGCAGAGACTCACGGCAGCGGGAGGGTCCGGCCACATCTcggccctggcagagctgccccgcacagctgggagggtctcccccacccctccacttccccccggcactgctcctggtcctggggagaCAAGGGGCACCGCGTCAGCTGCACCCACTCTGCTGCCAGGGCGCAGGgcaaccagcccctctgggacACAGCGCGTGGGGGCACCTGCCACGAGTCCTGCATGCCACAAAGGCAGGATCTTCCTGCACAGGGGTCGGGTTTGAGTCCCTCCAGGGAGCAGGTCTGGGAGAGACCCCAGGGATGTGTCTGGTCGCCTGAAAGGCAAAtgcccctggcaggggctgggtcccAGGGGGTAAAGGGATGAGGGGCAGTAAGACTGGGGAGGGGTCtcctggcccaaacaggcatctggagggtggaagaaagtgctgtggggctggaggggctggatcagctcgacccctgggaatggagaccgaggagggagagggggtgcccccatgcagagaccttgccccctccccacgcaACTGCACAAGTCCCCCAGCTCAGGCGacccaaactcaccgggtgcaggctccctccgctcctggcctgcccccaggggaggtaAAACCGCAGCGCACTTAATGGTGGGGAGCCTGTctgctgcccgcctgcctgcgcccagggtggcatctggtgctgaggggaGACGAGGGCTGAGCATCAGGCTGGGGGGACTGAGCACCGCTGTGAGGACGGGGGTCCCAGAGCCCGTGTGGCCCCCCCTGCAAGGGagtagagggcagcagggccattgccacgGGCAAgactcgggcaggggcagggccaggacctgggcaGAGTGAGGAGCCcgtgggggccagtcctgctccccctccccaggacctggctggtgcagagcagggggcacagctgggggcacggagccgggtctgtccaggttggacctggcacagcggggcttggcctgccaggcaaaccctggtgGGCCTGAAGCCtcccgtgccccccacccccattggtgCCATGGGGGCCGTGCCCAGCCCTCACCCGGGGTGCTGGAGCGCAGGCgcatccagcctgtcaaggtgttccttcacaaggtcagcattgatagagggcaggggatctctTTCActcggacctccctgtcccatagcaggGGCAGTtttgcagggttgtgcccctcactgcagccACAAGGACAAGGgacatgtcaccagggcagtgtggagcttgcagcagcaatgaCCTTCCCTGAatggccccgctctgccctgcagcactagGTTGCAtcctctgggctgcagaggccccaggggaggcagcagggcagcaaacTTGAGCCCACCACAGACAAtctgcacctgccccatgcacagatctaggggcacgGGTCCCCCTTGTAGCCCCAGCAGTGCATGCCGTGGTGGGAAGCCaccccctgtcctgcccccccagcagcaggcaggcagcaggcagacagGGGCTGTGTtgcaccagcagcagcctccagcaggcagcaccaggggctcgggcactgctgtggggggcagtgggttgcaGACCTGAGTTGTGGCCCAGtaggcctggcagctggggaccctccagcagggctgtgggggaggggattttgggtggggggcaagggacaccagaagggctgtggggctgtgaagGGAgactgaggggcaacagcatggcaCAGAAGGGATGTGCCTCGCCATGCTCATAAATCtgggggaacacccccccccatgcctccactggggtatgtgcagtggcagggagctgcccaccctccctgtgccccctgaatGAGCCgcccgcagctccatcctgctccggGCTCCAGggtcccattccctgccctggctgggcaatgcctgcccttgccctagtgccagtccctgccccccttcctccctcgccataggggccttgatctgcacccccacagaCCTACCTGCCGAACAGGGCTCTCCAAACTGCCCGGCTGCGTTCCTGGACGCTGCgtggtggctgcacacatgcatgctgcTTTTATCAgtaacattattggctacaccagtAAAAAAGCCTTTGTCTGATGATGTTAAGTTTCCTTTTAACCGGTGCTGATCAGTGCACCTCCAGAGCCAGGCAAGAGCCCAGGCATCAGGGCTCCAGGCCCCGCCTGCTCCAGCAACCCCCCAGACCAGGCCCCTCCCTGCTCTAACCCTCCAGTCCCCTTCCAGACTGGGGAGACAGCCCAGGCgtccaggtcccagcccccctctTCTAACCCCACCACCCTCCCGCAAGGGAGagacaacccaggtgtccagccccctgccccaaccagcccccagaccagggaaggagcccagggctccagcacccctgctcccaaagcagggagggagcccaggAGTCCCGgctcccacccttcccctgctctaACTAACCCTGCCCCAAAACCCCCGTCCTCCTTCAGACCCGGGAGAGGAGCCAGGAGTCTGAAGCAGGAGGGGCCTGAAGCCAACACCCTGCTCAGATCGGGAAGGAAATAATGCTGTCCAACACTAAAGTGTAGTGTAAGTGAAGGGCTAAAAGTATTCAGGAAAGAGCCACTAAAGTCATGATAAAAACTGTCTAAAGTTCTAGATACAGAAATATGTAAAAAAATCGAAAAAAAGCAGGCAACTATCGCTTAGACTATGGgtgggcagaatctggcccacagagtgattttgccctgcccactgtgggtcctGAGGATCtgctggatggggctggggcatccCTGTCCCAAGACACCCCAGCTGTTTATACCCATTGCTGGGCTGCGCACAACGGGCTACGTCCTGCCCACCACTTAGACCAGCTTGAATCAGGAGTGACGCAGATGAACTCAGCCCGAGCAGAAGCTGGCCTGCAATGGCTAAGcgcagcacacacacaccaaaggCCTCATATTTCAAGACAAGCTGCAGTGCATTAAAGCAGGCAGACATTTCTGACTCAGGAAAAACTCAGGCCTTTTGCAGCTGCCTCATCCCAAAAATTACAAGACTACAGCCCTGGAGCAAGCTCTAAACACACCGACACACATTCACCAGCAACACGAGGGCGGGTTTCTTCCATCCACCAGCAGCACGAGTTTGaaaccagccccctgctccaggaggAGCGATGCCGGCATGTCTCTTGTTATACAGACACCCTGCCTGGGAGATCCCACGCGGGGAGATGTGGGCTTCCCCCAGCATTGGCCCCAGCCGCGCGCTGCAGCTCAGGACATGAGCAGTCTCTTACATGAACATGGACCAGAGAGACCCTGAGTGCAGGCTGCAGAAAGCCAGGGAAGCgaagagaaagaaggggaaaaatatcCAAACTGAACAACCTGTCTttgtggggtggaggagagagagaaagagaaatcacTCGAATGTTTTCTAACCTGTCACATTCTCAGCTGCAATTtgtaggcagggaagagtgtccCAAAAGAGTTTCCCCAACCCAACCTTGTACTGACACCTGTCCCCCATtaaaaatgggagaaaaaaatccaTAAGAAGTAGTCAGCtagaaagcagcaagaaaaccACCTATGGAGGTTGCTGGGAgtctccagggctggcaggggtgccagcctcagccccagctccagtgctggaAGAGTGGCGGTGGCATGGGCTACACCGCTGGAGCAGATATGGGGGGaattgttacctctcagctccgtgctcttggggaaccctggcacaggacgcagcctgtctgacccCCAAgcagctctccccctccccacctctgcctgagcAAGAGCTGATTAGAGGAAgaacttacaaaagacaatgaagatgcagtgggagatgcacctaaagccctccagataagggtgacaagagtaaaacaactcccctggtctcatttgtgtccgagatggaaccagatgacaactcatttacctgggagatgggacaggaaagcaccttcattagcattcaggatggagaacagggaGTCCAAAGCAAAGaccgcagtgaattctgggatcagagaagcaggggagcgaCGGGGAATCCGTGCTCCCACATGTACATACACCCAGCTCAGCACTTATCAGACCATTTCTAGTAATGACTACCCACCAACAGGAGGaattgttacctgtcagctctgtcttcCTGAGGGAGGCCTGGCACACAGCTTGCTGGATTTAGAAAGGACTTCTCCCCCAAAACACACACCTCATCTAagcagaactaagcagaagtcaAGTTTactaggcatcttgggccgtacattcccctgtcccactatgggaggtctatttaaacttgattgactaaaactcggttgccaggttagggaatgctgaggcaagagaccgagtccgagggggtatgggcaacatctgaacaatggtaaagggttcatcacagcgtccagcccgttggagccctgaccacaaatgctgtcatacttttcccaaaaTGGCTAATgaaagtcctccccacaaagtttacgaacactccaataatcccctgaagtctgttaaaagactacagcaaggtctggaaaagtcatgctaaccgaggcttattcacaacaggtaaaaatacaaaaccctgatggTGCAAGCATATCTAAgctatctgagaagaaacaatgaggtatcccatcagtatatctgctatccataagaatttcaagctggctcctgagtgtctggttactccatacaaacttatgtttttcctggttattgatcagtttcttgagctgttccaaaccagataagacaagagaaaagacaattatttgcacaattaaaagaatgctttgaagaagctgagggtataaaaaaaacacatgtgcttcaagagagaaatctctctgacaccatccgctgttgttctccagatgctggaagaaacagattgtctcccttcaagAACTGTGCTGACAACTTTACTGTCAGCAAacaacccaagtgccttggactggtgagaccccagctcttgctctctctttctcttcttctctctaggcatTGATTTCTGAACATGAATTGTATTAGCGAAGCACGAgttaagtttccccaaatacttagtgaaaccagggtagtattggaattgttttatttgttttcccttgcatgtctattactactagtaccattatatatttcatatacttagcaataaatagcTTTTCTAGTCAAACTAGTAGTAACCGGGTGTAtgtttccttctctactttccttccccacttgctctgcagcaacacttcttttacctaagccaaagatccctgtgaagtccagaaatactgtggggtctgctcatcaagagactacccctactaggacagttaggacaaaagattgggatgtgctgagtttaaaACACATAAGGGATCAGCTTGTAGAGGCAggttgacccagtttgactcagacgtgcccttatgaactgaatgctggcccatgagggtgtcagctggacacccagctggattcagagggattctgttcacccgtgtgcttgtgtcagactgcagtgtagtgttgcTCTGATGAAATGACTCTTGGCacatgagggtgttagcctgtccatgctgatcaacccggccaggtcaggcatgtcatgttaatctgtgtgtgtttgtgtgtatgactgatttggtgaccggaggaacccagccccattgaacctgagtcctgcaagatagctccattgggagtgaggacttgcagaagggagagatacaaaTGCAAATGCAAGGCTTCCCTTGCGGGCTCTGCATCACCGCCCGCAATGcacttgtggggtggggagattgGTTCcccatttcccccttttgcactctcttttcccctcccagtGGCAggttttgaataaataaaaaaataaaacctaggCAGACAaagatgcttatttttattttggggttttattGTTTCAGTTCCACAGAGGACAAGGACTTGAACTGATACGGGGTTGCTGGCTGTACAGCTCGCTAGCTACGCCTGGGGGGAGCAATTAGACATCACCACTTAGAAAGCCCCGGCTCAGTACACGCAATTAAGGCAAGTGTGGGTTTTTGACATGCACTATCACATTTTATCTTAATTAAAGATTGGATGCGTTTTAAATGTAAGGTGATTTCCGTCTCTTTAAAAGcaccctccagcctggctcatgTGTTGACAACTTCAGTCTACTTTAAATACTGACAAAATGCCCCCTCAGGGCCCCTGGCCTGGCCACCTGGGGCGGGggtctgcagcccagccccatggctccctccatgcccctgcccctgagacAAGGGCActctgctggctcctattcactTCTTGCCcacttcagagctgctgcttggccagtcaTAGCTTTCATGGAtgtctagggttggaagggatctcagtagatcaccgagtccgaaccccagctctgggcaggaaagagcgctggggtcagatgagcccagccaggtgcttgtctaatctcttcttaaagacctccaaggtaggggaaaacaccacctcccttggagcccattccagattttggcaaccctcaccgtaaagaatttcttcctgatgtccaatctaaatctgctctctgcctgcttatggttgttgttcctagtaaccccaagaggtgccctggtaaacagagtatcccctattccttgctgtccccacctaatgaatttgtagacagccacaagatcacctcagccttctcttgtggaggctaaagagattcaggtccctcaatctgtcctCGTAGGGTCTTACCTTCAGGCCTTTAACCATAgtagcggccctcctctggaccccctcaaggttatccacaaccctcttgaggtgcagcacccaaaactggacacagcactccagctgtggccccaccaatgccgcatagagggaaaacatcacctccctagacctgtttgtgatatGCCTGCTAATGCATGAAAGAGTGAGGTTCATTTACAtatcacttcatcacactgacgactcatgttcattttggactCGATTGTGACTCTGGGattccttcctgctgctgtgctgcttagaaggtCACCCCCAGTCTACAGGTGTGTTGATTCTTTGTCCCCAGGTGCAGTGCTTTGCAcgtatctttgttaaactgcatcctattctgttctgcccacttccccaatctgtccaaatctgccagaatctgctccctgccctccagtgcatTTGCaatgccccataatttggtgtaatctgtgaatttggacagagtgctttctctgccctcatctaagtcactaatgaagatgttgaacagtgctggTCCAAGGAAGGagtcttgggggacaccactgcccacacttctccaggtagaaaccaacccgcccaccaccactttctgggcgcatcccataagccaattctccacccacctgaccgtgtaataaTCTACGTCACACCTGCTTAGTTTATTTCcaagaatgggatgagacactgtatcaaaggactttttaaaattcaaataatCTAcctccagcctgtaccagtgcaggACAAACTGGGGACCGATCATCCCCTTCCCtcattcccagaaaaaaaaagacaccatgaaaatcagtaaaaaaacaaaaacaaacaaaccccaaatgcCCCAAACcttcccttttaattttttttcatctctCCATTGCTCTTGGCTGGATTCATGCGTTTTTTTTCACCCCTCTGCAAATCTCCACCCACTGCCACTGACCAGGGCTGGTATGTGCAGCTTGTGTCataatggattttgggggaaATCCAGACAAATATATACATTCAGGGAATTATATAGGTATAAAGTGTGTCCTCGTTGTgcagaaggctaacagcatcctgggctgctttagtaggagcgttgccagatcgagggaagtgattcctgccctgtatttggcactggtgagatcaCATCTGGAGTCGTGTCCAGTTGTGgactcccactacagaaaggatgtggacacattggagtgGGGGGCAATGAagatggttcaggggctgggagacatgatgtgtgaggacaggctgagggaactgggcttatttagcctggagaagagaagactgagggaggatagAATAGCAGTCTTTAACTCCCTGCACGGTGGTCCataagaggatgaagctggactgttcacagtggtgacagatcaaggagcagtgggctcaagttgcagcaaggggaattGAGTTTGGAtaataggaaaaactctcactaagagggtggtgaagcactggaacaggttaagcagagaggtagtggaagctccatccttagaggttttcagaacccagatagacaaagccttggctg includes:
- the LOC132244189 gene encoding uncharacterized protein LOC132244189, which codes for MHVCSHHAASRNAAGQFGEPCSAAPDATLGAGRRAADRLPTIKCAAVLPPLGAGQERREPAPGPGAVPGGSGGVGETLPAVRGSSARAEMWPDPPAAAEKPRGRQRRQQLELEALRARLAQAEQDMETVLSCARQREERLRAQVEALRSQNLFLVLALKAQREQGCEQHNSPTETPMDMEGMAEECWPPWRGCISPRQEMEAGSHEVKGTQTNLPLTAEASTQAEGPGHEHASTQTGPLCRAEVGCETEPLPVMEASTQTKARLCQNQRGHGERSRCPSQGMDAGTQASLPLTREASTQAEGPHHADICTQTGALCLAEVGCQAGWGPTLEASTQTKRHHCLKWTRQGESADTAAEGRRRRWGALSRFHLAWMVPCCFAPR